Part of the Falco biarmicus isolate bFalBia1 chromosome 4, bFalBia1.pri, whole genome shotgun sequence genome, ATGGCCCCTTCCTCATTGCATGTGTGTCATATAAAACTAGATGGTTTTGTCAGCTATGATCCCAACTCTATCAATGACTCAGCAATGCTTGCTAGCTGTAATGAAGTGgaaaagcagggtttttttccttcagctcctTATATAGGTAGGATAACTTGTCTCAGTCTAGACAGCATGCTGCAGCGTAGAACAGCTATTTTTTGCTATGTAGCAGAAGGATGCCTTGTACTTTGCCTGAGAAACTGTCACCTTGATAAGCTTTTTTCCACGAGTTTTGACTTTTCTTTAATCTAAACTGTACCCTAACTTTTTATAGACACCATGGGAAGGAGGCTTATTTAAACTACGGATGCTTTTCAAGGATGATTACCCTTCTTCACCCCCAAAATGTAAGTAAAATGTTCTAATAAGCCCATGGTTTTTAGTCAGTGTTAAACTAGTCCATGATGTTCTACTAATGGTTATTAGTTTcctaacatttttctttttttttaagaaaggttgcttttttttcttttcccacccaCCACTTTGCATTTAGAAAGTTGTGATGAAATGAGTGAAGTGCTCAGTATAACAAAACTGGGAGGCGAGGGGGATTGCTGTGTGGGTTTCCTCAGAGTCTGACAGAAAAACAACTGGAAGTGTTTGCTGCTTGATCAGCACTCTTTGGAAACTAATAGGTAGACATGGTTAAACCAAATCCCTTTGCTTGTGAAGTTGGCCTTACTCAGAAGCCAAGaacttagggggaaaaaaatgttccatcAACTTCAACTTTTTCATCCACTTGCTCTAAAACATCAATCTGTTCCTTTTCTGATACTATGTACAACAAGTATCTTCAGATACCTAGTTTCCTTGTTGAGTTTTTGAATTTTCCTTATCCCATCTCAAACTTGCCTACTTTAGAAATCTGAAAACACCTGTTGCTTTGCCTAGTTTCTTGGTTCTTGAATTGGCTACCGTATCAAGTCAATGACAGTGATTACAAACTGCTCTTTTGATAGGaattcttgtttcattttagtGTTTCAGCTGTAACAGTTGTCTTGGCTACTCCTTTTGTTTATTACTACCTAAATACATTGTGACACAAGAGGAAACATTTTaactagaaaatatttaacatcagTATCTGGAGAAATACCAACAGGCACATCCTGCAAGTGTTAAATGAACTGTGGTGCCTTAAAGTAAGCTGTGTATGTGACTCCTAAGATTTCTTACCAATGCAGGTTCTGAATTTCTACTGAACTTCATTCAGCAGCTCATGAGCAAGACTTTACTTGTGATGCCAGATGGATTAGAAAACTGCATTAATATGTAGATATCTTACATATTGCTAAACAGGTGTTCATTACATTACTCAAGATAGTGGCTGTTGCATCTAAGTCCTGATTAAAGAAATGCCAGAATATAGATGGAGTAGCAGAAGGAGAGCTGCACAAGCCTACTACTTCATTCAGTCTTGCAGCTTAAACTTGGTTCTTGTTCAGGGCATCTTGATTATAGACAAAGGAAGTATAACTGAAAAATTGCTAGGAACTCTGTCATCTTTTTATGGAACGTTTTAAAGTGAGGAGAGAAGAGATGAGTGAAGGGCAGTATCTTTCTTTTATGTAACAGTATGTGAGTCTAGAAAGAtaggaatgttttaaaaaggtCTTTATTATAGAGCTGCTACAATCTGTCAGTTCTGATCCCTAAACCAAAAGATCACTGGTTACAATGATAGTGTTATGTTGCCTGGACTGATACGACAGATGTGATGGAGTACTGCTTTAAGTGCAAGATAAGTCCAGCAGtttgcaaggctttttttttttttttttttgggggggggggggggggggggaggagggcgGTGCTGTGGCGAAGGAGTGCcgcagggatgctgggggtggACAGGGGACAGGGGCAGGAGGCTTGTCTTTGGccagttttgggtttgtttttctgtcctAACTGATACAAACCAACTCTCTGATCTTAGTCTTAGCACTGCATGCAAGTAATTCTCTCTTCTTCGTCAGGTAAATTTGAACCACCATTATTCCATCCAAACGTGTATCCTTCAGGCACAGTGTGTCTCTCCATCTTAGAGGAGGATAAGGACTGGAGGCCAGCAATCACAATTAAACAGGTCATTAATTGTACTTGGATGTATTCTTAGccctttttatttgctttgcttgcttatctgatgtgaatgaaaaatgtttgctgtgtgTTTCTACAGCTGGTTTtagaaggcttttttttaattgaatgtcTCTTTAGTAATGCCTGTGTTACTTCTACTCCTTTGTCCACAGATCTTGTTAGGAATACAAGAACTTCTAAATGAACCAAATATTCAAGACCCAGCTCAAGCAGAGGCTTACACAATTTACTGGCAAGTATCTTTGTGTATCAATTTGAAAGCTGTTATATTGGTTGCAGCTGTCTGTTACTTATAACATGCAAATGAAGGAATGATCAGGGTAATTTTCTTGACCTTCATGGCTGTGTCCTGTGGTGATGTCTAGCTTGTGCCAAACCAGTAACCTCATGGTGAATAGACTAGTAGAGCTCTTAAT contains:
- the UBE2I gene encoding SUMO-conjugating enzyme UBC9; its protein translation is MSGIALSRLAQERKAWRKDHPFGFVAVPTKNPDGTMNLMNWECAIPGKKGTPWEGGLFKLRMLFKDDYPSSPPKCKFEPPLFHPNVYPSGTVCLSILEEDKDWRPAITIKQILLGIQELLNEPNIQDPAQAEAYTIYCQNRVEYEKRVRAQAKKFAPS